The Gemmata palustris genome includes a region encoding these proteins:
- a CDS encoding HEAT repeat domain-containing protein, with protein MRVPNDHPLARTYVLLDPDLNTGAAESFRGTVEVAEREGLVELLLNRETSASAASAAIRSLEHDESPLTRNALARALRSPHPSIRILATGEMVRRKMVPGTATDLFQLLTTDPFWQVRRAAVNALAEGAPRELLAPASNDPHWRVRYALGQWLEEWGRDLTARDNVLELLLTPAPHSARLRDYLFYRWTGNAPAERTANDPQSWCPFWDWDPAVLARNLELLGRSGRREALNVLVRLINHPDERVRAWVILALREDGTPEQWEGAIGLLGDPREDTAPVLEALTRGIELDRIEEVAKFILCRPPTLPPLLETLPGYSSITAKSWAAAQAGEAFPVEDVRAELERLKPDLPDSNTIAPSLFAPDHPHARAAALTSDRAKELVENPTRETSWFVLSRAAKMCRVPVWKLAPETPWKLPATPRAPAEPLELPRIALVRPRQIGPDGPIVSPLGVSGHYGLPVEGYVRAAERGVNLFFWEPNYATLTRFVTRLSPSDRREVHMLVGTFEADPAKIRKDVERALRNMKLERLSIFLIFWTQSWQRITPDVREELESLKRDGLVQMFGLSTHNRGIARDAIIEGWNPVMVRHSAAHRKAETEVLPFARERGTSIFTFNNTCYGRLLDPSFRPSDCFRYTLNTPGVSACFTAPSTLEYLEENLDALQNPELPDDVRDRLLKRGEWMYREDTVFRKTVRAEV; from the coding sequence ATGCGCGTTCCGAACGACCACCCCCTGGCCCGCACCTACGTCCTCCTCGACCCGGATCTGAATACCGGCGCCGCCGAATCGTTTCGCGGCACGGTGGAGGTGGCCGAACGGGAAGGGCTTGTCGAACTACTGCTGAACCGCGAAACGAGCGCGAGCGCCGCGAGCGCCGCGATTCGTAGCCTCGAACACGACGAATCGCCACTCACGCGCAATGCGCTCGCACGCGCATTGCGTAGCCCACATCCGAGTATCCGCATCCTGGCGACGGGTGAGATGGTTCGGCGGAAGATGGTACCGGGCACAGCCACGGATCTGTTTCAGTTGCTCACGACGGACCCGTTTTGGCAAGTGCGCCGGGCCGCCGTCAACGCGCTTGCGGAGGGCGCACCGCGCGAGCTACTGGCCCCGGCGTCAAACGACCCACACTGGCGGGTTCGCTACGCACTCGGGCAGTGGCTCGAAGAATGGGGGCGCGATCTCACCGCGCGCGACAACGTGTTGGAGCTGCTACTTACGCCAGCTCCACACTCCGCCCGGCTCCGCGATTACCTGTTCTACCGCTGGACCGGGAACGCGCCCGCGGAGCGAACCGCGAACGACCCGCAATCGTGGTGCCCGTTCTGGGACTGGGACCCCGCGGTGCTGGCACGCAACCTGGAACTACTCGGCCGCAGTGGTCGGCGCGAGGCACTCAACGTCCTCGTGCGCCTCATAAATCACCCCGACGAGCGCGTGCGTGCGTGGGTGATTCTCGCGCTCCGTGAGGATGGTACCCCCGAGCAGTGGGAGGGCGCGATCGGCTTGCTCGGCGACCCGCGTGAGGATACCGCCCCCGTACTCGAAGCGCTCACGCGCGGGATCGAACTCGATCGTATCGAGGAGGTCGCGAAATTCATTCTTTGCCGCCCACCAACATTACCTCCCCTACTCGAAACGCTTCCGGGTTACTCCTCAATCACGGCAAAGTCGTGGGCCGCCGCGCAAGCCGGCGAAGCGTTCCCAGTGGAGGACGTTCGAGCCGAGTTGGAGCGCCTAAAACCCGATCTCCCCGACTCGAACACCATCGCTCCCTCACTGTTCGCGCCCGATCACCCGCACGCGCGGGCCGCAGCACTAACGTCTGACCGCGCGAAGGAATTGGTCGAGAATCCCACCCGCGAAACGTCCTGGTTCGTGCTGTCGCGTGCCGCGAAGATGTGTCGCGTACCGGTGTGGAAACTCGCGCCCGAAACGCCGTGGAAGCTTCCCGCAACACCGCGTGCGCCAGCGGAACCGCTTGAACTTCCACGAATCGCACTCGTGCGACCGCGACAAATCGGACCCGATGGGCCGATCGTGTCGCCGCTCGGGGTGTCGGGGCATTACGGCTTGCCGGTGGAGGGTTACGTGCGGGCGGCGGAGCGAGGGGTGAACCTGTTCTTCTGGGAGCCGAACTACGCAACGCTCACGCGGTTCGTGACGCGGCTCTCGCCGAGTGACCGACGCGAGGTTCACATGTTGGTGGGCACCTTCGAGGCGGACCCGGCGAAGATCCGCAAGGACGTGGAGCGTGCCCTGCGCAACATGAAATTGGAGCGCCTGAGTATCTTCCTGATCTTCTGGACTCAGTCGTGGCAGCGCATCACGCCGGACGTGCGCGAAGAACTTGAATCGCTCAAACGGGACGGCTTGGTACAAATGTTCGGGCTCTCGACGCACAACCGGGGCATCGCCCGCGACGCGATCATTGAGGGCTGGAACCCGGTGATGGTGCGCCACAGTGCCGCCCACCGCAAAGCGGAAACCGAAGTGCTCCCGTTCGCGCGCGAACGCGGGACGTCGATCTTCACCTTCAACAACACGTGTTACGGACGGCTACTCGACCCGTCGTTCCGGCCGAGCGATTGCTTCCGGTACACGCTGAACACACCCGGCGTGTCGGCGTGCTTTACTGCACCATCGACGCTGGAGTATTTGGAAGAAAACCTCGATGCACTCCAGAACCCGGAACTGCCCGACGACGTGCGGGACAGGCTCCTCAAGCGCGGCGAGTGGATGTACCGCGAAGATACCGTCTTCCGCAAAACGGTGCGGGCCGAGGTGTGA
- a CDS encoding Mrp/NBP35 family ATP-binding protein, translating into MNPQMPPKVSLPGVKQVIAVASGKGGVGKSTVAANLAMALHMSGKAVGLMDADIYGPSVPIMFGLGMVDPKTTAFPIERYGIRLMSMGFLVDVNQAVIWRGPKVAQAVQSFLTQIDWGQLDYLIIDLPPGTGDAQLTLSQSAPLTGAVVVTTPGEVSLIDARKGVKMFGEVRVPILGIVENMSYFEDAAGNKTPIFGVGGGSKLAEESGVPFLGELPIDPRVAQCGDHGEPIVRKYPDSAVAKAYLALARTVADVANKPAAPALPHVQL; encoded by the coding sequence ATGAACCCGCAGATGCCCCCGAAAGTCTCGTTGCCCGGTGTGAAGCAAGTCATCGCGGTCGCGAGCGGTAAGGGCGGCGTGGGCAAGTCCACCGTCGCGGCGAACCTCGCGATGGCGCTGCACATGTCCGGCAAAGCGGTCGGGCTGATGGACGCGGACATCTACGGCCCGTCGGTGCCGATCATGTTCGGCCTCGGAATGGTCGATCCGAAAACGACCGCGTTCCCGATCGAGAGGTACGGCATCCGGTTGATGAGCATGGGGTTCCTCGTCGACGTGAACCAGGCCGTGATCTGGCGCGGCCCGAAGGTCGCGCAAGCGGTGCAATCGTTCCTCACGCAGATCGATTGGGGCCAACTCGACTACCTCATCATCGACCTGCCGCCGGGCACCGGTGACGCGCAACTGACGCTCAGCCAAAGTGCCCCACTGACGGGCGCGGTGGTGGTCACGACACCGGGTGAGGTGAGCCTCATCGACGCGCGCAAGGGCGTGAAAATGTTCGGCGAGGTGCGCGTGCCGATCCTCGGCATCGTCGAGAACATGAGCTACTTCGAGGACGCGGCCGGGAACAAGACCCCGATCTTCGGCGTGGGCGGCGGATCGAAGCTCGCGGAGGAAAGCGGCGTCCCGTTCCTGGGCGAACTCCCGATCGACCCGCGCGTCGCGCAGTGCGGCGATCACGGCGAACCGATCGTGCGGAAGTACCCGGATTCGGCCGTCGCGAAGGCGTACCTGGCGCTCGCAAGGACCGTCGCGGACGTGGCGAATAAACCGGCCGCCCCCGCGCTGCCGCACGTCCAGTTGTAA
- a CDS encoding DUF971 domain-containing protein, giving the protein MADELRPLSLKREGDGLKIEWSDGATTTASWKTLRAKCPCATCNEERGKPVDPFRILSPQEVAAGAPVPVAMTPVGHYAYQIKWNDGHDTGIYPLTLLRELSERSA; this is encoded by the coding sequence ATGGCCGACGAACTCCGCCCGCTCTCCCTCAAGCGCGAGGGCGACGGGCTGAAGATCGAATGGAGCGACGGCGCAACGACGACCGCGTCGTGGAAGACGCTCCGCGCGAAGTGCCCGTGCGCCACGTGCAACGAGGAGCGCGGGAAGCCGGTCGACCCGTTCCGCATCCTGTCGCCGCAAGAGGTCGCGGCCGGCGCACCGGTCCCCGTCGCGATGACGCCCGTCGGCCACTATGCCTACCAGATCAAGTGGAACGACGGCCACGATACGGGCATTTACCCGCTCACCTTACTTCGCGAATTGAGCGAACGCTCGGCGTAA
- a CDS encoding sigma-70 family RNA polymerase sigma factor, translating into MDHGLHSIIQRTVGDVRPDAELLALIRDDQTATAELLSRHGPLVWGVCRHLLGEADAEDAFQATFLVLLRSSVRDGTVLASWLHGVALRVSLAARRAAGRRRTHERDAAAPEPAAPSLPDDWENTMAAVHREVAALPEADRTAFILCVLEGLTQAETARRLGSTPGAVAGHVARAKKRLVARLTERGVVPGLAALGIASVAGAVPPGVVGHVLNLTRANASPAVLWLAKGATDMTALSTKLILAVVAVTVGLIASVVAAGFGPPPAVPATPAPAGAKPPEPAEGEPKPAQVLAGHTDRVTSVAFSPDGRWIATAAWDGTARLWDATTGKETRKLEFPATKGNNEFGHIAFSPDGTLIVTSVRESQDKWVVVVWDQRTGEKVRSLPAETGSVAISPDGKLIACGGYQHVGFYETATGKLVREIHGGEKQLRIESLTFAPDGKTLLSTGHPPTPQRGDGITRLTIMPDVVRVWDVATGKEHPSPMNGQVVGRLGQHVALSTDGRTLVHSSDKNIILRDTATGRDRAKLTGHKDAICDFAFSPDGRTLATGSMDGTVRLWDLPSGKELGRFGQEVDPTKGGWVLSVAFSPDGRSLVAGGLNKTGDVWDVGRITGRVRAPVERSATELEADWKDLAGDAAKGFAALGRLVLSPQSGAPFLAERLRTASNADPKPIERLIGDLDNETFAVRERATKELTALGDRVAHSLRKALAGNPSPEARQRLNALLARIDGAEPSVETLREIRAVEALEAIGTADARKLLDVLAAGPSEMRLAQEAKASADRLAKRSAASTRSPAGCTHYELVTW; encoded by the coding sequence GTGGACCACGGCTTACATTCGATCATCCAGCGCACGGTCGGGGACGTGCGCCCCGACGCCGAGTTGCTGGCGCTGATCCGGGACGATCAAACTGCGACTGCCGAACTGCTCTCGCGGCACGGGCCGCTGGTGTGGGGCGTGTGTCGGCACCTGCTCGGAGAGGCCGACGCCGAGGACGCATTTCAAGCGACGTTTCTGGTTCTCCTCCGCTCCTCCGTCCGTGACGGGACGGTTTTGGCTTCGTGGCTTCACGGCGTGGCCCTGCGGGTTTCGCTCGCCGCGCGCCGGGCCGCCGGGCGCCGACGGACTCACGAGCGGGACGCGGCCGCGCCCGAGCCGGCTGCGCCGTCACTGCCAGACGATTGGGAGAACACGATGGCGGCCGTCCACCGGGAGGTGGCCGCCCTACCCGAAGCCGATCGCACGGCGTTTATTTTGTGCGTGTTGGAAGGATTAACCCAGGCCGAAACCGCGCGCCGGCTCGGGTCCACACCGGGCGCGGTCGCCGGGCACGTTGCTCGCGCGAAGAAGCGGTTGGTCGCCCGGCTCACCGAGCGCGGCGTCGTGCCCGGACTGGCCGCGCTGGGGATCGCTTCAGTCGCGGGTGCCGTTCCACCGGGTGTGGTGGGGCACGTGTTGAATCTCACGCGGGCCAATGCGTCGCCCGCCGTTCTGTGGCTCGCGAAAGGAGCAACGGACATGACCGCATTGAGTACCAAGTTGATTCTCGCTGTCGTCGCGGTGACGGTTGGGCTGATTGCCAGCGTTGTGGCAGCCGGGTTCGGCCCTCCGCCCGCGGTGCCTGCAACACCCGCGCCTGCTGGTGCGAAGCCGCCCGAACCAGCCGAAGGAGAACCGAAGCCGGCACAGGTGCTGGCGGGCCACACGGACCGCGTGACATCGGTCGCATTCTCTCCCGATGGTCGGTGGATCGCCACCGCTGCGTGGGACGGCACGGCACGCCTCTGGGACGCGACGACGGGGAAGGAAACGCGCAAATTGGAGTTCCCCGCCACGAAGGGTAACAACGAGTTCGGCCACATTGCCTTTTCGCCAGACGGCACGCTTATTGTGACTTCGGTGCGGGAATCACAAGACAAGTGGGTCGTGGTGGTCTGGGATCAGCGCACCGGCGAAAAAGTACGATCGCTCCCGGCCGAAACCGGCAGCGTCGCGATTTCACCGGACGGAAAACTGATCGCGTGCGGGGGCTATCAACACGTCGGGTTCTACGAGACCGCTACCGGCAAGTTGGTCCGCGAAATTCACGGCGGCGAGAAGCAATTGCGTATCGAATCGCTCACGTTCGCGCCCGACGGCAAGACGCTCCTCTCCACCGGGCACCCGCCCACCCCTCAGCGGGGAGACGGAATTACACGGCTCACCATCATGCCGGACGTCGTCCGCGTTTGGGACGTGGCGACCGGGAAGGAGCACCCGTCCCCTATGAACGGGCAGGTGGTGGGGCGCCTCGGTCAGCACGTGGCTCTGTCGACCGACGGGCGTACTCTCGTTCATTCGAGTGACAAGAATATTATCTTGCGGGACACCGCGACGGGGCGGGATCGCGCCAAACTGACCGGGCACAAGGACGCGATCTGTGATTTTGCCTTCTCGCCCGATGGTCGGACACTCGCAACGGGAAGCATGGACGGCACCGTGCGCCTCTGGGATCTGCCCTCGGGCAAGGAACTCGGCCGTTTCGGTCAGGAGGTCGATCCGACCAAAGGTGGTTGGGTACTGTCCGTTGCGTTTTCTCCTGACGGGCGGTCACTGGTAGCGGGCGGGCTCAACAAAACTGGCGATGTCTGGGACGTGGGCCGGATCACGGGTCGGGTGCGGGCACCGGTCGAGCGGTCTGCAACCGAACTCGAAGCGGACTGGAAGGATCTCGCGGGCGACGCGGCAAAAGGGTTCGCGGCGCTGGGCCGGTTGGTTCTTTCGCCCCAAAGTGGAGCGCCGTTTCTGGCCGAACGGCTCCGGACCGCGTCGAACGCGGACCCCAAACCGATTGAGCGCCTGATCGGGGATCTGGACAACGAAACGTTCGCGGTTCGTGAGCGAGCCACGAAGGAACTGACGGCTCTCGGGGATCGTGTGGCCCATTCGCTCCGAAAGGCGCTGGCCGGCAACCCGTCTCCAGAAGCTCGGCAGCGGCTGAACGCACTACTGGCTCGAATCGACGGCGCGGAACCGTCCGTGGAAACGCTTCGCGAGATACGAGCGGTGGAAGCGCTCGAAGCCATCGGGACCGCGGATGCCCGGAAGTTGCTCGATGTACTCGCGGCGGGGCCTTCTGAAATGCGCCTGGCGCAGGAGGCGAAGGCGTCCGCCGACCGGCTGGCTAAACGGAGTGCCGCTTCCACACGATCGCCCGCAGGGTGCACGCACTATGAACTCGTGACGTGGTGA
- a CDS encoding ISAs1 family transposase, whose amino-acid sequence MPLPLATVLADVPDPRRDTENKLHLLTDILTIATCAIIAGADGWEQIAAYGEAKEEFFGRFLELPNGIPSHDTFGRVFAKLDPDAFADRFGRWMASACEATGLVQVAIDGKSARHSPTGTFTGCLHLVEAWAVENRLILGMRSVPEGGHEITTIPDLLGALDLAGALVTIDAAGCQKATVAQIREQGGDYLVCVKGNQKGLRDAVADVFARAGEAEFAGCDMASEVSAGHGRDEERYVTVVQAPDGLPDGWTDVGAVALVCRERSVSGARAESTAHYYLTSLHVGADVLAGYIRNHWGIENGLHWVLDVSFREDESRARAGHAGANLGMLRRVAVSLLKCAGTKGSIQTRRMRAGWDDDYLLKVLQGINAEYSA is encoded by the coding sequence ATGCCGTTGCCGCTCGCTACTGTGCTTGCCGACGTACCGGACCCGCGCCGTGATACCGAGAACAAGCTGCACCTGTTGACCGACATCCTGACCATCGCAACGTGCGCGATCATCGCCGGGGCCGACGGGTGGGAGCAGATCGCCGCCTACGGCGAGGCCAAGGAGGAGTTCTTCGGGCGGTTCCTCGAACTACCCAACGGGATCCCGAGTCACGACACGTTCGGTCGGGTGTTCGCCAAGCTCGACCCGGATGCGTTCGCCGACCGGTTCGGGCGGTGGATGGCTTCGGCGTGTGAAGCCACCGGACTGGTTCAGGTGGCCATCGACGGCAAGAGCGCCCGGCACTCACCCACGGGCACGTTCACCGGGTGCCTGCACTTGGTCGAGGCGTGGGCGGTCGAGAACCGGTTGATCCTGGGGATGCGGTCGGTGCCCGAGGGCGGACACGAGATCACCACGATCCCGGACCTACTGGGGGCGCTGGACCTGGCCGGGGCGTTGGTGACCATCGACGCGGCCGGGTGTCAGAAGGCGACGGTGGCCCAGATCCGCGAGCAGGGCGGGGATTACCTGGTGTGCGTGAAGGGGAACCAGAAGGGGTTGCGGGACGCAGTGGCGGATGTGTTCGCGCGGGCCGGTGAGGCCGAGTTCGCCGGGTGTGACATGGCCTCGGAGGTGAGTGCGGGGCACGGGCGCGACGAGGAGCGGTATGTGACGGTGGTCCAGGCCCCGGATGGGTTGCCGGACGGGTGGACCGATGTCGGGGCGGTGGCATTGGTGTGCCGGGAGCGGTCGGTGAGCGGGGCGCGGGCCGAAAGCACCGCCCACTACTACCTGACGAGTCTGCACGTGGGCGCGGACGTGTTGGCCGGTTACATCCGCAATCACTGGGGCATCGAGAACGGGCTCCACTGGGTGCTCGATGTGTCGTTCCGAGAAGACGAGAGCCGCGCCCGGGCCGGCCACGCGGGTGCCAACCTGGGGATGCTCCGTCGCGTCGCGGTGTCGCTGCTCAAGTGCGCCGGGACCAAGGGCAGCATTCAAACCCGGCGCATGAGGGCCGGGTGGGACGACGATTACTTGCTCAAAGTGCTACAAGGCATCAACGCCGAATATAGTGCGTGA
- a CDS encoding PKD domain-containing protein: MSDTAHAPTPAPTSHSTPAKSGSSGWLKAALLGFLGLGGGAAGTYATAVVDRVVKPTKPVANFAVNPDGLTLACDNRASGESGWWDFGDGTPLEPYAADQHVSHTYAKPGSYTVKLTVRNYLGDENERTVPIDVAAATQNGPPPSINAFAVQPVSGTTAPATFRLTADVANASTCVWDFGENGVEVTAGGKIDRLVTFEKSGTFPISLVAHNGKQAAKQSGSATVEKPREGTTMAVLKVTDSGTKVDRATTVESVAVPVPGDKGATTFTKYIAARPGHSITEAALGTSPASAKNVKVEVAPDKRAVKVTGEWAGDTKATNKAAGGSDALVRVKVTQERTTPLPASVTMVTGTFAMVGQTIRADLPLPPAPLGLSGSKREYQLEIRSVRDGKPATLLQAPQAGKKPLSFPWSETQQGPGYSAKLEGETVVVTWVTTK, translated from the coding sequence ATGTCCGATACTGCTCACGCCCCGACACCCGCACCCACTTCACACTCGACGCCCGCGAAGTCGGGTTCGAGCGGCTGGCTCAAGGCCGCGCTCCTCGGTTTCCTCGGTCTCGGGGGCGGCGCAGCCGGGACCTACGCGACCGCGGTCGTTGATCGCGTGGTGAAGCCGACCAAACCGGTCGCGAACTTCGCCGTCAACCCCGACGGGTTGACCCTGGCCTGCGACAACCGCGCCAGCGGCGAGAGCGGCTGGTGGGACTTCGGCGACGGCACCCCCCTCGAACCCTACGCCGCCGACCAGCACGTTTCGCACACGTATGCCAAACCGGGCAGTTACACGGTCAAGCTCACGGTCCGCAACTACCTGGGCGACGAGAACGAGCGCACGGTTCCGATCGACGTAGCCGCGGCGACACAAAATGGCCCTCCACCGAGCATTAACGCATTCGCGGTGCAGCCCGTGTCCGGTACGACCGCACCGGCAACGTTCCGCCTCACCGCCGACGTTGCCAATGCGAGTACATGTGTGTGGGACTTTGGCGAAAACGGCGTAGAAGTGACCGCGGGGGGCAAAATCGACCGACTCGTGACGTTCGAGAAGTCGGGCACATTCCCCATTTCGCTCGTTGCGCACAACGGGAAACAGGCCGCGAAGCAATCCGGGTCCGCGACGGTCGAAAAACCGCGCGAGGGCACGACGATGGCCGTCCTGAAAGTGACCGACTCCGGGACCAAAGTGGACCGCGCCACGACGGTCGAATCGGTCGCGGTCCCGGTTCCCGGCGACAAGGGCGCGACCACGTTCACCAAGTACATCGCGGCCCGGCCCGGGCACAGTATCACGGAAGCGGCGCTCGGCACCTCCCCGGCCAGCGCGAAGAACGTCAAAGTGGAAGTGGCCCCGGACAAGCGCGCGGTGAAGGTAACCGGCGAATGGGCCGGTGACACCAAGGCGACGAACAAGGCCGCAGGCGGGTCCGACGCGCTCGTCCGCGTGAAGGTGACCCAGGAACGCACGACGCCGCTCCCCGCGAGTGTGACGATGGTGACGGGTACGTTCGCGATGGTCGGCCAAACGATCCGCGCCGACCTGCCCCTCCCGCCCGCGCCGCTCGGGCTCAGCGGGAGTAAGCGCGAATACCAGCTCGAAATTCGCAGCGTCCGCGACGGCAAACCGGCCACGCTGCTGCAAGCACCTCAAGCCGGCAAAAAGCCGCTCAGTTTCCCCTGGTCGGAAACGCAGCAAGGGCCGGGATATAGCGCGAAGCTCGAAGGCGAAACGGTGGTCGTCACTTGGGTGACGACGAAGTAA
- a CDS encoding GNAT family N-acetyltransferase: MTPEQVAASYDQIADQWLDVSTYGFAQIERAVGFVKHRGAALDVGCGTGRLMGLLGGHGFRTDGLDVSPAMLALARDRHPDARLFHADICGWELPRSYDLIVAWDSVWHVPLAEQEAVLTKLCRGLSASGVLVFTMGGTDTPDEKQNSYMGPPMYHATLGVPKTLRVLAEAGCVCRHLEYDQYPEGHVYLIAQKLGNDAPPVDDRVRLRPVESGDLPRMYDLQLDPDSNRMAATIPRTREAFDSHWAKSLDDPNITARAILVGGEFIGIISCFPMDGEDHVGYWIDRAHWGKGVASRALHLLLDGVTKRPLVATAATSNEASLRVLQKCGFVVTQVRRDPATDRYPECEVAVHVLR; this comes from the coding sequence ATGACTCCCGAACAAGTCGCCGCCAGCTACGACCAGATCGCCGACCAGTGGCTCGACGTCTCGACCTACGGGTTCGCCCAGATCGAGCGGGCCGTCGGTTTCGTGAAGCATAGGGGCGCCGCCCTCGATGTGGGGTGCGGCACGGGGCGGTTGATGGGGCTGTTGGGCGGGCACGGGTTCCGCACGGACGGCCTCGACGTGTCCCCGGCGATGCTCGCCCTCGCCCGGGACCGCCACCCCGACGCCCGGCTGTTCCACGCCGACATTTGCGGGTGGGAACTGCCTCGGTCATATGACCTGATCGTGGCGTGGGACAGCGTGTGGCACGTCCCGCTGGCCGAGCAGGAAGCGGTTCTGACGAAGCTGTGCCGGGGGCTGTCTGCGAGCGGGGTGCTCGTCTTCACGATGGGCGGGACGGACACACCGGACGAGAAGCAGAACTCGTACATGGGACCGCCCATGTACCACGCCACGCTCGGCGTCCCCAAGACCCTGCGAGTCCTCGCCGAAGCGGGCTGCGTCTGCCGCCACCTGGAATACGACCAGTACCCCGAGGGCCACGTCTATCTCATTGCTCAGAAGTTGGGGAACGACGCCCCGCCGGTGGATGACCGGGTTCGACTCCGCCCGGTCGAGTCGGGCGACCTGCCCCGGATGTACGACCTGCAGCTCGACCCGGACTCGAACCGGATGGCGGCCACGATTCCTCGAACCCGGGAGGCGTTCGACTCACATTGGGCGAAGTCCCTGGACGACCCGAACATCACCGCCCGGGCGATCCTCGTCGGTGGAGAGTTCATCGGGATCATCTCGTGCTTCCCAATGGACGGCGAGGATCACGTCGGGTACTGGATCGACCGGGCGCATTGGGGAAAGGGAGTTGCAAGCCGGGCGTTGCACCTGCTGCTGGACGGGGTCACGAAACGGCCGCTCGTTGCCACCGCCGCCACGAGTAACGAGGCGTCCCTTCGAGTCCTCCAGAAGTGCGGGTTCGTTGTCACACAGGTCCGGCGCGACCCGGCCACCGACCGCTACCCCGAGTGCGAGGTCGCCGTTCATGTGCTGAGGTAG
- a CDS encoding ACT domain-containing protein, which translates to MKPVTFTTDAAALSHGATPPPLTLLEVAGRFAVCKLPPGSAAPAWATAGDVFNLSRTADELSVVCRQELVPEGTHCDRGWRCLRVAGAMPFTLVGVLASLTAPIARAGIGVFAFSTFDTDYLLVKAERFPEAVAALRAAGHTVELLST; encoded by the coding sequence ATGAAGCCGGTGACGTTCACGACCGATGCCGCCGCGCTGAGCCACGGGGCGACCCCACCCCCGCTCACACTGCTCGAAGTGGCCGGGCGGTTCGCCGTCTGCAAGCTGCCGCCCGGTTCGGCGGCCCCGGCCTGGGCGACGGCGGGTGACGTGTTCAACCTCAGCCGGACGGCCGACGAGTTATCGGTGGTGTGTCGGCAGGAACTGGTCCCCGAGGGTACGCACTGTGATCGCGGATGGCGGTGCCTCCGTGTGGCCGGGGCAATGCCGTTCACCCTCGTCGGCGTGCTGGCGTCACTCACCGCGCCGATCGCGAGGGCCGGGATCGGAGTGTTCGCGTTCTCGACGTTCGACACGGACTACTTGCTGGTGAAGGCCGAGCGGTTCCCGGAGGCAGTCGCCGCCCTACGAGCAGCCGGACATACAGTGGAGCTGTTGAGCACATGA